A single genomic interval of Pan paniscus chromosome 18, NHGRI_mPanPan1-v2.0_pri, whole genome shotgun sequence harbors:
- the ZSCAN10 gene encoding zinc finger and SCAN domain-containing protein 10 isoform X2 produces the protein MRTHTDERPHACHLCGHRFRQSSHLSKHLLTHSSEPAFLCAECGRGFQRRASLVQHLLAHAQDQKPPCAPESKAEAPPLTDVLCSHCGQSFQRRSSLKRHLRIHARDKDRRSSEGSGSRRRDSDRRPFVCSDCGKAFRRSEHLVAHRRVHTGERPFSCQACGRSFTQSSQLVSHQRVHTGEKPYACPQCGKRFVRRASLARHLLTHGGPRPHHCTQCGKSFGQTQDLARHQRSHTGEKPCRCSECGEGFSQSAHLARHQRIHTGEKPHACDTCGHRFRNSSNLARHRRSHTGERPYSCQTCGRSFRRNAHLRRHLATHAEPGQEQAEPPQECVECGKSFSRSCNLLRHLLVHTGARPYSCTQCGRSFSRNSHLLRHLRTHARETLY, from the coding sequence ATGCGCACTCACACGGACGAGCGGCCGCACGCCTGCCACCTGTGCGGCCACCGCTTCCGCCAGAGCTCGCACCTGAGCAAGCACCTGCTGACCCACTCCTCCGAACCCGCCTTCCTGTGCGCAGAGTGCGGCCGCGGCTTCCAGCGCCGCGCCAGCCTTGTGCAGCACCTGCTGGCGCACGCCCAGGACCAGAAGCCGCCCTGCGCTCCTGAGAGTAAGGCCGAAGCGCCGCCACTGACCGATGTCCTGTGCTCCCACTGCGGCCAGAGCTTCCAGCGCCGCTCCAGCCTCAAGCGCCACCTGCGGATCCACGCCAGGGACAAGGACCGCCGGTCCTCCGAAGGCTCCGGCAGCCGCCGCCGGGACTCGGACCGGAGGCCCTTCGTGTGCAGCGACTGTGGCAAGGCCTTCCGGCGCAGCGAGCACCTGGTGGCCCACCGGAGGGTGCACACGGGCGAGCGGCCCTTCTCCTGCCAGGCTTGCGGCCGCAGCTTCACGCAGAGCTCGCAGCTGGTCAGCCACCAACGGGTGCACACGGGCGAGAAGCCCTACGCCTGTCCGCAGTGCGGGAAGCGCTTTGTGCGCCGGGCCAGCCTTGCCCGCCACCTGCTGACCCACGGTGGCCCTCGgccccaccactgcacccagtgcGGGAAGAGTTTCGGCCAGACCCAGGATCTGGCCCGCCACCAGCGCAGCCACACGGGCGAGAAGCCCTGCCGCTGCAGCGAGTGCGGTGAGGGCTTCAGCCAGAGCGCCCACCTGGCGCGCCACCAGCGCATCCACACAGGGGAGAAGCCCCACGCCTGCGACACCTGCGGCCACCGTTTCCGCAATAGCTCCAACCTGGCCCGCCATCGCCGCAGCCACACGGGCGAGCGGCCCTACAGCTGTCAGACGTGCGGTCGCAGCTTCCGGCGCAACGCGCATCTGCGGCGGCACCTGGCTACCCACGCGGAGCCCGGGCAGGAGCAGGCCGAGCCCCCGCAGGAGTGCGTGGAGTGCGGGAAGAGCTTCAGCCGCAGCTGCAATCTGCTGCGACACCTGCTGGTGCACACGGGCGCCAGGCCCTACTCCTGCACGCAATGTGGCCGCAGCTTCAGCCGCAACTCCCACCTGCTGCGCCACCTGCGCACCCACGCCCGCGAGACGCTGTACTAG
- the ZSCAN10 gene encoding zinc finger and SCAN domain-containing protein 10 isoform X1, with translation MLEESVPAALEQEQLGEVKLEEEEAVSPEDPRRPESRLRPEVAHQLFRCFQYQEDMGPRASLSRLRELCGHWLRPALHTKKQILELLVLEQFLSVLPPHLLGRLQGQPLRDGEEVVLLLEGIHREPSHAGPLDFSCNAGKSCPRADVTLQEKGCASQVPSHSPKKELPAEEPSVLGPSDEPPRPQPRPAKPAELGQWRLPPSSKQPLSPGPQKTFQALQESSPQGPSPWPEESSRDQELAAVLECLTFEDVPENKAWPAHPLGFGSRTPDKEEFKQEEPKGAAWPTPILPESQADSPGVPGEPCAQSLGRGAAAGGPGEDGSLLGGSEILEVKVAEGVPEPNPELQFICADCGVSFPQLSRLKAHQLRSHPAGRSFLCLCCGKSFGRSSILKLHMRTHTDERPHACHLCGHRFRQSSHLSKHLLTHSSEPAFLCAECGRGFQRRASLVQHLLAHAQDQKPPCAPESKAEAPPLTDVLCSHCGQSFQRRSSLKRHLRIHARDKDRRSSEGSGSRRRDSDRRPFVCSDCGKAFRRSEHLVAHRRVHTGERPFSCQACGRSFTQSSQLVSHQRVHTGEKPYACPQCGKRFVRRASLARHLLTHGGPRPHHCTQCGKSFGQTQDLARHQRSHTGEKPCRCSECGEGFSQSAHLARHQRIHTGEKPHACDTCGHRFRNSSNLARHRRSHTGERPYSCQTCGRSFRRNAHLRRHLATHAEPGQEQAEPPQECVECGKSFSRSCNLLRHLLVHTGARPYSCTQCGRSFSRNSHLLRHLRTHARETLY, from the exons ATGCTTGAAGAATCAGTCCCAGCTGCCCTGGAGCAGGAGCAGCTGGGGGAAGTcaagctggaggaggaggaggctgtcaGCCCAGAGGACCCCAGGCGGCCAGAGTCCAGGCTGAGGCCCGAGGTGGCTCACCAGCTGTTCAGATGCTTCCAGTATCAGGAGGACATGGGGCCACGGGCGTCCCTGAGCCGGCTCCGGGAGCTCTGCGGCCACTGGCTGCGGCCGGCTCTGCACACCAAGAAACAGATCCTGGAGCTGCTGGTGCTGGAGCAGTTCCTGAGTGTGCTGCCTCCGCACCTCCTGGGCCGCCTGCAGGGGCAGCCGCTCAGGGACGGGGAGGAGGTGGTGCTGCTGCTTGAGGGCATCCACCGGGAGCCCAGCCACGCGGGGCCGCTG GATTTTAGTTGTAATGCTGGCAAGAGTTGTCCCCGTGCAGACGTCACCTTGCAGGAAAAGGGGTGTGCTTCCCAGGTCCCCAGCCACAGCCCCAAGAAGGAATTGCCTGCAGAAGAACCTTCAGTGCTGGGCCCATCGGATGAGCCTCCCCGACCCCAGCCAAGGCCTGCCAAGCCTGCTGAGCTGGGACAGTGGAGACTTCCCCCAAGTTCAAAGCAGCCACTGAGCCCGGGACCCCAGAAGACATTCCAGGCCCTGCAAGAAAGCA GTCCCCAGGGCCCCTCACCATGGCCAGAGGAGAGTTCCCGAGATCAGGAGCTGGCGGCTGTGCTG GAGTGCCTGACGTTTGAGGATGTGCCAGAGAATAAGGCGTGGCCTGCACACCCCCTGG GATTCGGAAGCAGAACCCCAGACAAGGAGGAATTTAAACAGGAAGAGCCCAAAGGGGCTGCCTGGCCCACTCCCATCTTACCAGAGTCCCAGGCAGATAGTCCTGGGGTGCCGGGAGAGCCTTGCGCCCAGTCGCTCGGACGGGGCGCTGCGGCTGGCGGCCCTGGTGAAGATGGGTCCCTTCTTGGCGGCAGTGAAATTTTGGAGGTCAAAGTGGCTGAGGGCGTCCCCGAGCCCAATCCGGAGTTGCAGTTCATCTGCGCGGACTGCGGGGTGAGCTTCCCGCAGCTGTCTCGCCTGAAGGCGCACCAGCTGCGCTCGCACCCGGCTGGGCGCTCCTTCCTGTGCCTTTGCTGCGGGAAGAGCTTCGGCCGCAGCTCCATTCTCAAGCTGCACATGCGCACTCACACGGACGAGCGGCCGCACGCCTGCCACCTGTGCGGCCACCGCTTCCGCCAGAGCTCGCACCTGAGCAAGCACCTGCTGACCCACTCCTCCGAACCCGCCTTCCTGTGCGCAGAGTGCGGCCGCGGCTTCCAGCGCCGCGCCAGCCTTGTGCAGCACCTGCTGGCGCACGCCCAGGACCAGAAGCCGCCCTGCGCTCCTGAGAGTAAGGCCGAAGCGCCGCCACTGACCGATGTCCTGTGCTCCCACTGCGGCCAGAGCTTCCAGCGCCGCTCCAGCCTCAAGCGCCACCTGCGGATCCACGCCAGGGACAAGGACCGCCGGTCCTCCGAAGGCTCCGGCAGCCGCCGCCGGGACTCGGACCGGAGGCCCTTCGTGTGCAGCGACTGTGGCAAGGCCTTCCGGCGCAGCGAGCACCTGGTGGCCCACCGGAGGGTGCACACGGGCGAGCGGCCCTTCTCCTGCCAGGCTTGCGGCCGCAGCTTCACGCAGAGCTCGCAGCTGGTCAGCCACCAACGGGTGCACACGGGCGAGAAGCCCTACGCCTGTCCGCAGTGCGGGAAGCGCTTTGTGCGCCGGGCCAGCCTTGCCCGCCACCTGCTGACCCACGGTGGCCCTCGgccccaccactgcacccagtgcGGGAAGAGTTTCGGCCAGACCCAGGATCTGGCCCGCCACCAGCGCAGCCACACGGGCGAGAAGCCCTGCCGCTGCAGCGAGTGCGGTGAGGGCTTCAGCCAGAGCGCCCACCTGGCGCGCCACCAGCGCATCCACACAGGGGAGAAGCCCCACGCCTGCGACACCTGCGGCCACCGTTTCCGCAATAGCTCCAACCTGGCCCGCCATCGCCGCAGCCACACGGGCGAGCGGCCCTACAGCTGTCAGACGTGCGGTCGCAGCTTCCGGCGCAACGCGCATCTGCGGCGGCACCTGGCTACCCACGCGGAGCCCGGGCAGGAGCAGGCCGAGCCCCCGCAGGAGTGCGTGGAGTGCGGGAAGAGCTTCAGCCGCAGCTGCAATCTGCTGCGACACCTGCTGGTGCACACGGGCGCCAGGCCCTACTCCTGCACGCAATGTGGCCGCAGCTTCAGCCGCAACTCCCACCTGCTGCGCCACCTGCGCACCCACGCCCGCGAGACGCTGTACTAG